In Amycolatopsis methanolica 239, a single genomic region encodes these proteins:
- a CDS encoding TetR/AcrR family transcriptional regulator, with the protein MFAECADVMVDGLLAALDEVPDGAPLADVLAAATRVTVAHRASGGLYRWESRYLDRADRRVLRGKFARVVERVAEAVRREHPRPGEHLRAVAALGAIGSITMHHTSIAQRRLEDELQSCALRVAAADPEASTAHAVELPAQPVARTRRSEILAAAVPLFERDGFAAVTNGRIAEAVGLVPSALYRYFTGKADILAAACLQAAALLTQAVDHNLRGVTDPRDALAALTATYVAYSFEYNALTTVANAEIVGLPDNLRRPLVAAQRDHIAVWEQHLRAVRPDLDSRLARVLVHAGFGVVVEFGRRLRWEDSPAHRSTVSALVLSALGG; encoded by the coding sequence TTGTTCGCCGAGTGCGCGGACGTCATGGTCGACGGTCTCCTCGCCGCGCTGGACGAGGTGCCGGACGGCGCGCCCCTGGCCGACGTGCTCGCAGCGGCGACCCGCGTCACCGTCGCCCACCGCGCGTCCGGCGGCCTCTACCGGTGGGAGTCCCGCTACCTCGACCGCGCGGACCGGCGGGTGCTGCGGGGCAAGTTCGCGCGCGTCGTCGAGCGGGTGGCGGAGGCGGTGCGGCGCGAGCACCCGCGGCCCGGCGAGCACCTGCGGGCCGTGGCGGCGCTCGGCGCGATCGGGTCCATCACGATGCACCACACGTCGATCGCCCAGCGGCGGCTGGAGGACGAGCTGCAGAGCTGCGCGCTGCGCGTGGCGGCGGCCGACCCGGAGGCGAGCACCGCGCACGCGGTCGAACTCCCCGCGCAGCCCGTGGCGCGGACCCGGCGTTCGGAGATCCTCGCGGCCGCCGTGCCGCTGTTCGAACGGGACGGGTTCGCTGCCGTCACCAACGGCCGGATCGCCGAGGCCGTCGGACTGGTTCCGTCCGCGCTGTACCGCTACTTCACCGGCAAGGCCGACATCCTGGCGGCGGCGTGCCTGCAGGCGGCGGCGCTCCTGACCCAGGCGGTGGACCACAACCTGCGCGGGGTGACGGACCCGCGTGACGCGCTCGCCGCGCTGACGGCCACCTACGTGGCATACAGCTTCGAGTACAACGCGCTCACCACCGTCGCGAACGCCGAGATCGTCGGGCTGCCGGACAACCTGCGGCGGCCGCTGGTCGCCGCGCAGCGCGATCACATCGCGGTGTGGGAGCAGCACCTGCGGGCGGTGCGGCCGGACCTGGACTCGCGTCTGGCGCGGGTGCTGGTGCACGCCGGTTTCGGCGTGGTGGTCGAGTTCGGGCGCCGCTTGCGGTGGGAGGACAGCCCCGCGCACCGCTCCACCGTGTCGGCGCTGGTGCTGAGCGCGCTGGGCGGCTGA
- a CDS encoding DUF190 domain-containing protein: MKLQGPALRLTIFVGETDKWHHKPLFTEIVHRAHTAGLAGATVLRGIEGYGASNHVHTTRILSLSDDLPVVILIVDDETRIRDFLPTLDELIGEGLVIVEPVEVIRYVGRDRAAGR, translated from the coding sequence ATGAAACTCCAGGGTCCCGCGCTGCGGCTGACGATCTTCGTCGGCGAGACCGACAAGTGGCACCACAAGCCGCTGTTCACCGAGATCGTGCACCGCGCCCACACCGCAGGGCTGGCCGGTGCCACCGTGCTGCGCGGCATCGAGGGCTACGGCGCCTCCAACCACGTGCACACCACCCGGATCCTGTCCCTGTCCGACGACCTGCCGGTGGTGATCCTCATCGTCGACGACGAAACCCGCATCCGTGACTTCCTGCCCACCCTCGACGAGCTGATCGGGGAGGGCCTGGTGATCGTCGAACCGGTCGAGGTCATCCGCTACGTCGGCCGGGACCGGGCGGCCGGCCGATGA
- a CDS encoding arsenate reductase ArsC: MTTPEVLFVCVHNAGRSQMAAALLGHHAAGRVTVRSAGSAPADTINPAVVEAMREIGLDLSKEFPKPLTTEAVRAADVVITMGCGDACPVFPGKRYLDWRLEDPAGKDVDAVRPIRDDIDRRVRALLAELVSS, encoded by the coding sequence ATGACCACACCCGAAGTCCTCTTCGTCTGCGTCCACAACGCCGGCCGCTCCCAGATGGCCGCCGCCCTGCTCGGCCACCACGCCGCCGGGCGGGTCACCGTGCGCTCCGCCGGCTCCGCTCCCGCCGACACCATCAACCCGGCCGTCGTCGAAGCCATGCGCGAAATCGGCCTCGACCTGTCGAAGGAATTCCCCAAGCCGCTGACCACCGAAGCCGTGCGGGCCGCCGACGTCGTGATCACCATGGGCTGCGGCGACGCCTGCCCCGTGTTCCCCGGCAAGCGCTACCTCGACTGGCGACTCGAAGACCCGGCAGGCAAGGACGTCGACGCGGTGCGGCCCATCCGCGACGACATCGACCGTCGCGTGCGCGCACTGCTGGCGGAATTGGTGAGCAGCTGA
- a CDS encoding IS982 family transposase, whose amino-acid sequence MTTDLNTLLTALYVKIDDHLAGRRRMGRPPKLTDAELVTLAVAQALLGFTSEARWLRFLPARMPGAFRYLPGQSGYNRRLRAALPLIKHVMRWLAADTDLWTDTTWIVDSTPVECGRSRPTVKRSELAGWAKYGFCRSHSRWFWGLRLHLVCTPAGLPVAWALADPKIDERQVLMAICDHEPHLLTDRPGLLIIADKGYVSRELDHYLTERGVRLIRPSYRNRRPHPGEPLLKSIRQLIESVNDTLKGQLDLEQHGGRTIEGVGTRVAQRLLALTAAIWHNRATGQPITRSLTAYDH is encoded by the coding sequence GTGACGACCGACCTGAACACCCTTCTCACCGCACTCTACGTCAAGATCGACGACCATCTCGCGGGCAGGCGGCGGATGGGCAGACCGCCGAAGCTGACCGACGCTGAGCTGGTCACGCTGGCCGTCGCCCAGGCGTTGCTGGGGTTCACCTCCGAGGCCCGCTGGCTGCGGTTCCTGCCCGCCCGGATGCCCGGCGCGTTCCGCTACCTGCCCGGCCAGTCCGGCTACAACCGTCGCCTGCGCGCTGCGCTGCCACTGATCAAGCACGTGATGCGCTGGCTGGCGGCCGATACCGACCTGTGGACCGACACCACCTGGATCGTCGACTCCACCCCGGTGGAGTGCGGCCGGTCCCGACCGACGGTCAAGCGCTCAGAGCTGGCCGGCTGGGCCAAGTACGGCTTCTGCCGCTCACACTCCCGCTGGTTCTGGGGACTGCGGCTGCATCTGGTCTGCACCCCTGCCGGACTCCCGGTGGCCTGGGCGCTGGCGGACCCGAAGATCGACGAGCGGCAGGTACTCATGGCGATCTGCGACCACGAACCCCACCTGCTCACCGACCGCCCCGGCCTGCTGATCATCGCCGACAAGGGCTACGTCTCCCGCGAACTCGACCACTACCTCACCGAGCGCGGGGTCCGGCTGATCCGACCGTCCTACCGCAACCGCCGGCCCCATCCCGGCGAGCCGCTGCTCAAGTCCATCCGCCAGCTCATCGAGTCAGTCAACGACACCCTCAAAGGCCAACTCGACCTCGAACAGCACGGCGGACGCACCATCGAAGGCGTCGGAACCCGCGTCGCCCAACGCCTCCTGGCCCTCACCGCCGCCATCTGGCACAACCGCGCCACCGGCCAACCCATCACCCGATCACTGACCGCCTACGACCACTAA
- a CDS encoding pyridoxamine 5'-phosphate oxidase family protein, which translates to MDPTPPRAGRELGRAESLNLLGSVSVGRVVFTHRALPTVRPVNHVLHDGCVIVRTHPGAALLSAIGTVVAYEADLIHEGDRIGWSVIAVGYARRVGDRELTQFRTLPSPWVAGEMTEVIRIEPELVTGFALDGELLPCSPSGNEGSAPTPNESPAVPGVRASPETGTTTLGASGDSCSTAR; encoded by the coding sequence ATGGATCCGACTCCGCCGAGGGCTGGGCGTGAACTGGGCCGCGCCGAGTCGTTGAACCTGCTGGGCAGTGTGAGTGTCGGCCGTGTCGTGTTCACCCATCGGGCGCTGCCCACCGTCCGGCCGGTGAACCACGTGCTCCACGACGGCTGCGTCATCGTCCGGACCCACCCCGGCGCGGCGCTGCTGTCCGCGATCGGCACCGTGGTCGCCTACGAGGCCGACCTCATCCACGAAGGTGACCGGATCGGGTGGAGTGTGATCGCGGTCGGGTACGCGCGCCGCGTCGGCGATCGAGAGCTGACCCAGTTCCGGACGTTGCCGAGCCCGTGGGTGGCGGGCGAGATGACCGAGGTGATCCGGATCGAGCCGGAACTCGTCACCGGCTTCGCCCTCGACGGCGAACTCCTGCCGTGCAGCCCGTCTGGAAACGAGGGAAGCGCGCCCACGCCCAACGAAAGCCCCGCCGTCCCGGGAGTCCGCGCATCGCCCGAGACCGGGACCACCACACTCGGCGCATCCGGAGATTCATGCTCGACGGCGCGTTGA
- the crcB gene encoding fluoride efflux transporter CrcB — protein sequence MTVLLVALGAAVGAPLRYLTDRAIQARHDTVFPWGTFTVNVAGSAILGFLTGLPTNPALTALIGSGFCGALTTYSTFSYETLRLAQERARFYAVANVTASIVAGLGAAYTGLALAQALTN from the coding sequence ATGACCGTTCTGCTGGTCGCCCTCGGCGCCGCGGTCGGCGCGCCGCTGCGCTACCTGACCGACCGCGCGATCCAGGCCCGCCACGACACCGTGTTCCCCTGGGGCACCTTCACCGTCAACGTCGCCGGCTCCGCGATCCTCGGGTTCCTCACCGGCCTGCCCACCAACCCGGCGCTGACCGCACTGATCGGCAGCGGGTTCTGCGGCGCGCTGACCACCTATTCCACCTTCAGCTACGAAACGCTGCGCCTGGCCCAGGAACGGGCCCGCTTCTACGCGGTGGCCAACGTGACCGCCAGCATCGTCGCCGGGCTCGGCGCCGCCTACACCGGCCTCGCCCTCGCCCAAGCCCTCACTAACTGA
- a CDS encoding ArsR/SmtB family transcription factor, producing the protein MSNQLPVVDAECCSPLVREPLSEPQAAELARVFKAVGDPVRLRLLSLIASRDGGEACVCDLTGAFELTGPTISHHLKVLRGSGLITGERRGTWIYYRVRPETLARLSAVLTPAAVTA; encoded by the coding sequence ATGTCGAACCAGTTGCCGGTCGTGGACGCCGAGTGCTGCTCGCCGCTCGTGCGCGAGCCCCTGTCCGAGCCGCAGGCCGCGGAGCTGGCCAGGGTGTTCAAGGCGGTCGGCGACCCGGTGCGGTTGCGGCTGCTGTCGCTGATCGCCTCGCGTGACGGCGGCGAGGCGTGCGTGTGCGACCTGACCGGCGCGTTCGAGCTGACCGGCCCGACGATCTCGCACCACCTCAAGGTGCTGCGCGGGTCCGGGCTGATCACCGGCGAGCGGCGGGGCACCTGGATCTACTACCGGGTCCGGCCGGAGACGCTGGCCCGCCTGTCCGCCGTCCTCACGCCGGCGGCGGTGACTGCGTGA
- a CDS encoding wax ester/triacylglycerol synthase family O-acyltransferase — protein MERLSPLDLGMLWPDDFGWPEDIGVLAVLDGNRTAGHFSLDLAREVVGTRLPLVRRMRQVLRVPRFGLGAPYWTDASTVDVDDHVRAAEVPAPGDDEQLLGVVERIRRRRLDRSRPLWEMWVLTGLAGGRTGLFVRLHHTIADGVAAVALLGAFFDPGPEVRALAPPWPEAEPEPTVPQLLADNARRRWREVRRGVSALARLPESVSAVRQAWPAFREFAAEGRAPRTSLNTPIGPGRRFALVRGDLPLAKRIAAAHGAKVNDVLMAAMSGALRELLCARGEPVDALVLRAYVPVSLHREPRDRLRGNFDGMMLVPFPVGVADPVRRLEMIAAETAKRKKHKRSAGGGALFRVSALQRAVMRRMDRQRWANVYAANVPGPPEPLHFAGARVLELFPIVPLIGNVTLGLGALSYAGQLAITVVGDADACPDVEVFARGAAHALDALAGSRGRDFGPVDR, from the coding sequence ATGGAGCGACTGTCCCCGCTCGATCTCGGCATGCTGTGGCCGGACGACTTCGGCTGGCCGGAGGACATCGGTGTGCTGGCGGTCCTGGACGGGAACCGGACGGCGGGGCACTTCTCCCTCGACCTGGCACGCGAGGTCGTCGGGACGCGTCTCCCGCTGGTCCGCCGGATGCGGCAGGTCCTGCGGGTGCCGCGGTTCGGGCTGGGCGCGCCGTACTGGACGGATGCGTCCACAGTGGACGTCGATGACCACGTGCGGGCGGCCGAGGTGCCCGCTCCGGGTGACGACGAGCAGCTCCTGGGCGTGGTCGAGCGGATCCGGCGGCGCCGGCTGGACCGGTCCCGTCCGCTGTGGGAGATGTGGGTGCTGACCGGGCTGGCGGGCGGCCGCACCGGGCTGTTCGTCCGGCTCCACCACACGATCGCCGACGGGGTCGCCGCGGTCGCGCTGCTCGGTGCGTTCTTCGACCCCGGGCCCGAGGTGCGCGCCCTCGCTCCGCCCTGGCCGGAGGCTGAGCCGGAACCGACGGTGCCGCAATTGCTGGCGGACAACGCGCGGCGCCGGTGGCGGGAGGTGCGCCGGGGCGTGTCCGCGCTGGCCCGCCTGCCGGAATCGGTCTCCGCGGTGCGCCAAGCATGGCCGGCGTTCCGGGAGTTCGCCGCGGAGGGACGGGCGCCGCGGACGAGCCTGAACACGCCGATCGGGCCGGGGCGGCGGTTCGCGCTCGTCCGCGGCGACCTGCCGCTCGCGAAGCGGATCGCGGCCGCGCACGGCGCGAAGGTCAACGACGTGCTGATGGCGGCGATGTCCGGCGCGCTGCGTGAACTCCTGTGCGCCCGGGGCGAGCCGGTGGACGCACTGGTGCTTCGCGCCTACGTGCCGGTGTCCCTGCACCGGGAGCCGCGGGACCGGCTCCGCGGCAACTTCGACGGCATGATGCTGGTGCCGTTTCCGGTCGGGGTGGCCGATCCGGTGCGGCGGCTCGAGATGATCGCCGCCGAGACGGCGAAGCGCAAGAAGCACAAGCGTTCCGCGGGCGGTGGCGCGCTCTTCCGCGTCAGCGCGTTGCAGCGGGCGGTCATGCGCCGGATGGACCGGCAACGGTGGGCGAACGTCTACGCCGCGAACGTGCCGGGCCCGCCGGAGCCCCTCCACTTCGCGGGTGCGCGCGTGCTGGAGTTGTTCCCGATCGTGCCGCTGATCGGCAACGTCACCCTCGGCCTCGGCGCGCTGTCCTACGCGGGGCAGCTGGCGATCACGGTCGTGGGCGACGCGGACGCCTGCCCGGACGTCGAGGTGTTCGCCCGCGGCGCCGCGCACGCGCTGGACGCGCTCGCGGGCTCCCGCGGCAGGGACTTTGGTCCAGTCGATCGGTGA
- a CDS encoding heavy metal translocating P-type ATPase produces MTRREPLLLGAVAALLAGGGLAWLLDAPRVGDGLWGGATAVALVPTLAWVAADLRARRWGADVLAVLALAGTLAVGEYLAGAVIAVMVATGRVLESAARARAGRDLSALLRRSPRLARLRRDGRLSTVAVDEVRPGDRVVVRPGEIVPVDGELREPGVFDESALTGEAVPVARPAGEAVRSGVVNAGAATDLTARSSAEQSTYAGVVRLARQAAASSAPVARLADRIAVWFLPAALLIAAVAWIASGDPDRAVAVLVTATPCPLLLAVPIAITGGMSSASRAGVVVKGGAALELLGRARTLLLDKTGTITEGAPQVLDIVCAPGSTPAGALALAAGVEQDSPHVLAGAVLRAARAAGVEPAHAEQVTEEPGRGASGRVGDNIVRVGKPPDDSLPEWAMAAARRGRLDLATVIWVVRDDRLLAALLVRDRIRPDAPRTLRRLRGIGLGYVVLLTGDRVDNAREVGEQLGLDEVVAGAGPADKIARVRRGPGVTVMVGDGLNDAPALAAADVGIALGSRGSTAAAQAADAVILDDRIDRLAESVEIARRARRLAVQSAAAGTVLSALAMVAAGFGLLVPVAGAVVQEAIDVVVILNALRVVWWQRPKPEPATDVLLHRFAHEHEELLPARAAVRQAADALTRGTGPETEAAVRRAHRMLVDRLLPHELAEETQLYPALAGMLGAESTVPMSRGHAEITRLTRRLGRHLAEAPDGLRPDQIDDLRATLYGLDAVLTLHFAQEEEAYFSLAADSTGDGTTRQ; encoded by the coding sequence GTGACGCGGCGCGAACCGCTGCTGCTCGGCGCGGTCGCCGCGCTGCTGGCCGGCGGCGGACTGGCCTGGCTGCTGGACGCTCCGCGCGTCGGGGACGGGCTGTGGGGCGGCGCCACTGCGGTCGCCCTGGTGCCCACGCTGGCCTGGGTAGCGGCGGACCTGCGGGCCCGCCGCTGGGGCGCCGACGTGCTCGCCGTTCTCGCGCTGGCCGGCACGCTCGCGGTCGGCGAGTACCTGGCCGGGGCCGTCATCGCCGTCATGGTCGCCACCGGCCGGGTCCTGGAGTCGGCAGCGCGGGCCCGCGCCGGGCGCGACCTGTCGGCGCTGCTGCGGCGCAGTCCGCGACTGGCGCGCCTGCGCCGCGACGGGCGGCTCAGCACCGTTGCCGTGGACGAGGTCCGCCCCGGCGACCGCGTGGTGGTGCGGCCGGGGGAGATCGTTCCGGTGGACGGGGAACTGCGCGAACCGGGTGTCTTCGACGAATCGGCGCTCACCGGGGAAGCGGTCCCGGTCGCGCGGCCCGCCGGGGAGGCCGTGCGCAGCGGCGTGGTGAACGCGGGCGCGGCGACCGACCTGACGGCGCGGTCGAGCGCCGAGCAGAGCACCTACGCCGGCGTCGTCCGGCTGGCCAGGCAGGCCGCGGCGTCGTCCGCGCCGGTCGCCCGGCTCGCCGACCGCATCGCCGTCTGGTTCCTGCCCGCGGCGCTGCTCATCGCCGCCGTCGCGTGGATCGCCTCGGGCGATCCGGACCGCGCCGTGGCCGTGCTGGTCACCGCGACGCCCTGCCCGCTGCTCCTCGCGGTCCCGATCGCGATCACCGGCGGGATGTCCAGCGCGTCCCGCGCCGGCGTCGTCGTCAAGGGCGGCGCGGCCCTGGAACTGCTCGGCCGCGCCCGGACGCTGTTGCTGGACAAGACCGGCACCATCACCGAGGGCGCCCCGCAGGTCCTGGACATCGTGTGCGCGCCGGGCAGCACCCCCGCCGGGGCGCTGGCGCTGGCGGCCGGCGTGGAGCAGGACTCGCCGCACGTGCTGGCCGGCGCGGTGCTCCGGGCCGCGCGGGCCGCCGGTGTCGAGCCCGCCCACGCCGAACAGGTCACGGAAGAGCCCGGCCGCGGTGCCTCCGGCCGGGTCGGCGACAACATCGTCCGCGTGGGCAAGCCACCGGACGACTCGCTGCCGGAGTGGGCGATGGCCGCCGCCCGCCGCGGCAGGCTCGACCTGGCCACCGTGATCTGGGTGGTGCGGGACGACCGGCTGCTGGCGGCGCTGCTGGTCCGCGACCGGATCCGGCCGGACGCGCCGCGGACGCTGCGCCGGCTGCGCGGCATCGGGCTCGGCTACGTGGTGCTGCTGACCGGCGATCGCGTCGACAACGCGCGTGAGGTGGGTGAGCAGCTGGGCCTGGACGAGGTCGTCGCCGGGGCCGGCCCGGCGGACAAGATCGCCCGCGTGCGGCGTGGCCCCGGGGTGACCGTGATGGTCGGCGACGGCCTCAACGACGCACCGGCCCTCGCCGCGGCCGACGTCGGCATCGCGCTCGGCTCGCGGGGTTCCACCGCGGCGGCGCAGGCCGCCGACGCGGTGATCCTGGACGACCGTATCGACCGGCTGGCGGAGTCGGTGGAGATCGCGCGCCGGGCGCGCCGGCTGGCCGTCCAGAGCGCGGCGGCCGGCACCGTGCTGTCGGCGCTCGCGATGGTCGCCGCCGGGTTCGGGTTGCTGGTCCCGGTCGCCGGGGCCGTGGTGCAGGAGGCCATCGACGTCGTGGTGATCCTGAACGCGCTGCGGGTCGTGTGGTGGCAGCGGCCCAAGCCGGAGCCTGCCACCGACGTCCTGCTGCACCGATTCGCGCACGAGCACGAGGAACTGCTTCCGGCGCGCGCCGCGGTCCGGCAGGCCGCGGACGCGCTGACGCGGGGGACCGGCCCCGAGACCGAAGCCGCGGTGCGGCGCGCCCACCGGATGCTCGTGGACCGGCTGCTGCCGCACGAACTCGCCGAGGAGACACAGCTCTACCCGGCGCTGGCCGGGATGCTCGGCGCCGAGAGCACCGTGCCGATGAGCCGGGGACACGCCGAGATCACCCGCCTGACCCGCCGCCTGGGACGCCACCTCGCCGAGGCGCCGGACGGGCTGCGCCCCGACCAGATCGACGACCTGCGCGCCACCCTCTACGGTCTGGACGCCGTGCTCACCCTCCACTTCGCTCAAGAGGAGGAGGCGTACTTCTCGCTGGCCGCCGATTCCACCGGGGACGGCACGACAAGGCAGTAG
- a CDS encoding fluoride efflux transporter FluC — MEPATNPVDPDVDPHVPAERREVRPSPRPVLAVISAGGVLGALARYGLQQAFPHRAGQFAWATFAINVSGCLLIGVLMALLNEVWPGRRLVRPFLGVGVLGGFTTFSTYIVDIQQALAAGAARTALAYLAATALAALLAVWTGVTLSMWALRMRPVSREAGGNR; from the coding sequence GTGGAACCCGCGACCAACCCCGTCGATCCGGATGTGGATCCGCACGTGCCCGCCGAGCGGCGGGAGGTGCGGCCGAGTCCGCGGCCGGTGCTCGCGGTGATCTCCGCCGGCGGTGTGCTCGGCGCGCTGGCCCGCTACGGGCTGCAGCAGGCCTTCCCCCACCGCGCCGGGCAATTCGCGTGGGCCACCTTTGCGATCAACGTGTCCGGTTGCCTGCTGATCGGCGTGCTGATGGCCCTGCTCAACGAGGTGTGGCCCGGACGGCGACTGGTGCGCCCCTTCCTCGGCGTGGGTGTGCTGGGCGGGTTCACCACCTTCTCCACCTACATCGTGGACATCCAGCAGGCACTGGCCGCCGGGGCGGCCCGTACCGCCCTGGCCTACCTCGCCGCCACCGCCCTGGCCGCGCTGCTCGCGGTCTGGACCGGCGTCACACTCAGCATGTGGGCGCTGCGCATGCGCCCGGTCTCCCGGGAAGCGGGTGGGAACCGATGA
- a CDS encoding PadR family transcriptional regulator — protein sequence MSTVRLSTTSYVVLGMIALRGPSTSYDLKRAIGRSVGYFWNFPHAQLYSEPKRLEEAGLLELDEEDSGRRRKTFSITEAGRKALREWMAEPVNEHFELRDVAEIKLFFSELAGPDDVARLAKEQVEQHERRIAEYEEMQRRFGHIEEVAGRMITLELGLGMEYAALEFWRRVRERAARGEFTTEKRSTQD from the coding sequence ATGTCAACGGTTCGGCTGTCGACGACGTCGTACGTGGTGCTCGGCATGATCGCGCTGCGCGGTCCGTCCACGTCCTACGACCTCAAGCGCGCGATCGGCCGGTCAGTGGGGTACTTCTGGAACTTCCCGCACGCGCAGCTGTACTCGGAGCCCAAGCGCCTCGAGGAGGCCGGCCTGCTGGAACTCGACGAGGAGGACTCGGGGCGCCGGCGCAAGACGTTCTCGATCACCGAGGCCGGCCGCAAGGCGCTGCGCGAGTGGATGGCCGAGCCGGTCAACGAGCATTTCGAGCTGCGCGACGTCGCGGAGATCAAGCTCTTCTTCAGCGAGCTGGCCGGCCCCGATGACGTGGCTCGGCTCGCGAAGGAGCAGGTCGAGCAGCACGAGCGCAGAATCGCCGAGTACGAGGAGATGCAGCGCCGCTTCGGCCACATCGAAGAGGTCGCCGGCCGGATGATCACCCTGGAACTCGGGCTGGGCATGGAATACGCCGCCCTCGAGTTCTGGCGCCGCGTGCGCGAGCGCGCGGCCCGCGGCGAGTTCACGACCGAAAAGCGTTCAACGCAGGACTAG
- a CDS encoding PLD nuclease N-terminal domain-containing protein, with the protein MRHTHRHWHELSRTEQGAIVAAAALQVAMAADAWWDLSRRPADSVRGPKGAWALAIAVNFLGPLAYRRFGRKPVVEPEPAHP; encoded by the coding sequence ATGCGACACACCCACCGGCACTGGCACGAACTGAGCCGGACCGAACAGGGAGCCATCGTGGCGGCGGCGGCCCTGCAGGTGGCCATGGCAGCCGACGCGTGGTGGGACCTGTCCCGCCGCCCGGCCGACTCGGTGCGCGGCCCCAAAGGCGCCTGGGCGCTGGCGATCGCCGTGAACTTCCTCGGCCCGCTGGCCTACCGGCGCTTCGGCCGCAAGCCGGTCGTCGAGCCGGAACCGGCGCACCCGTGA